A part of Uloborus diversus isolate 005 chromosome 6, Udiv.v.3.1, whole genome shotgun sequence genomic DNA contains:
- the LOC129224043 gene encoding helicase SRCAP-like isoform X1, whose protein sequence is MEIYNLSTNKVNKNIKNEGLGFSVESTQLASETIPMELYPAPEEETTNLVTGRGNCASLQLTDSVVGEQGVLTKTQFTKKKSNNLAVGRGSSASPQPTNSAVGGQEVLAKPQSTKETSNLTVGRGVGASPQPTPVRRLTVLTKSQKRNKRRQNKRRLVRAAEATRGTNSALVRRAKQLRLGIRFSSPALTTVPNRVRTPFPAPASVRNRVPSPYPVLAAVSNRARTPVPTAVPSRVPTPFPVSAAVPNRVPISYPVLTAVPNRVPTPFPVSAAVSNRVPICYPVPTAVPNRAPIPYPVPAVAPSRVPIPSPTQVAVSNRAWTVQPQSCAQAMNMLKMSIVRDGFPLEKLSQDDIKHIQMEILRRTDMIPSWEFMPKIQRSVPHAGTLLVHCDDAETADWLKATFHGNDEVIGGTVLKILNGNELPKPIKIAFKTKDVYTKNAGLLLRRLNRLNPELKSEEWRFIHKVEEPYTIRWIFEVNWEAAEAIKRADYGAFTGLDRGTFKILNDPNIKTKEAQVEPSTSSQEQFVSRGPLLPPDFMIKNMEHF, encoded by the exons ATGGAAATTTATAATCTCTCtacaaataaagtaaataaaaatataaaaaatgaagggTTGGGTTTTTCTGTTGAAAGTACCCAACTAGCCAGTGAAACAATTCCAATGGAGCTGTATCCTGCCCCAGAGGAGGAAACCACCAACCTTGTTACTGGAAGAGGTAACTGTGCAAGCCTGCAACTCACAGACTCTGTAGTAGGGGAGCAGGGAGTACTCACAAAAACACAATTCACAAAGAAAAAATCCAACAACCTTGCTGTTGGAAGAGGTTCAAGTGCAAGCCCCCAACCCACCAACTCAGCAGTAGGGGGACAGGAAGTGCTTGCAAAACCACAAAGCACAAAGGAGACCAGCAACCTTACTGTTGGAAGAGGTGTAGGTGCAAGCCCACAACCCACCCCAGTAAGAAGGCTGACAGTACTTACAAAATCACAAAAGAGAAACAAACGTAGGCAAAATAAGAGGAGGCTAGTAAGAGCAGCAGAGGCTACCAGGGGAACTAATTCTGCTCTGGTACGTCGGGCCAAACAACTTCGGTTAGGGATTCGATTTTCTTCCCCTGCACTGACTACAGTGCCTAACAGAGTTCGAACTCCTTTCCCAGCACCAGCTTCGGTACGTAATAGAGTTCCATCTCCTTACCCTGTACTGGCTGCAGTATCTAATAGAGCTCGAACACCTGTGCCGACTGCAGTACCTAGTAGAGTTCCAACTCCTTTCCCTGTATCAGCTGCAGTACCTAATAGAGTTCCAATTTCTTACCCTGTACTGACTGCAGTACCTAATAGAGTTCCAACTCCTTTCCCTGTATCAGCTGCAGTATCTAATAGAGTTCCAATTTGTTACCCTGTACCGACTGCAGTACCTAATAGAGCTCCAATTCCTTACCCTGTACCAGCTGTAGCACCTAGTAGAGTTCCAATTCCTTCCCCTACACAGGTTGCAGTATCTAATAGAGCGTGGACAGTCCAACCACAGTCCTGTGCCCAAGCAATGAATATGTTAAAGATGTCCATTGTGAGAGATGGCTTTCCATTGGAGAAGTTATCTCAGGATGACATCAAACATATTCAGATGGAAATTTTACGTAGAACTGACATGATTCCCTCATGGGAATTTATGCCAAAAATCCAAAGGTCTGTTCCACATGCAGGTACGCTTCTCGTCCATTGTGACGATGCAGAAACCGCTGACTGGTTAAAAGCAACATTTCATGGCAATGATGAGGTTATTGGTGGCACTGTACTCAAAATCTTGAATGGTAATGAATTACCTAAACCCATCAAGATAGCGTTCAAGACGAAGGATGTCTATACAAAAAATGCAGGGCTGCTGCTGAGGCGTCTGAACCGGCTAAACCCGGAGTTGAAATCCGAAGAGTGGCGGTTCATCCACAAAGTGGAAGAACCATACACTATAAGATGGATCTTCGAGGTTAACTGGGAGGCTGCCGAGGCAATCAAGAGAGCAGACTATGGAGCCTTTACTGGTCTGGATCGGGGAACGTTCAAAATCTTGAATGACCCCAACATCAAGACCAAGGAAGCCCAAGTGGAGCCTTCTACTTCTTCACAGGAGCAGTTTGTAAGCAGAGGACCTCTCCTCCCCCCAG atttcaTGATAAAAAATATGGAGCATTTTTGA
- the LOC129224577 gene encoding oocyte zinc finger protein XlCOF6.1-like, whose product MQRERLYPCDECGKSFHQMNQLKQHLIIHMPEEQRPFSCYVCARKFNRLHHLKLHLMVHLGQSPHVCNICGRTCNQLSDLKKHQMIHTGERPHSCHICGKGFIQIGGMRRHIQKHEEEAELSLTCKVCGKTFSKIGYLKKHMLCHSSDKPFSCEVCGKSFTHETGLNQHLLIHNGEEPHSCNFCGKSFKRLGNLEKHVQTHSGCLPYNCDTCGKQFLQLGSYKRHALRHSNAVTDSFSEFLPATTDEDVSTNESIELVSNIDNAWLVNGDQIFIKTDSSIENMDAKKEETYMIVIDESSLNDITASKLIKI is encoded by the coding sequence ATGCAGCGTGAAAGATTATATCCTTGTGATGAATGTGGGAAAAGTTTCCACCAAATGAATCAGTTGAAGCAGCATTTAATTATTCATATGCCTGAAGAGCAACGACCATTTAGTTGTTACGTAtgtgctagaaaattcaatagatTGCATCACTTGAAACTTCATCTCATGGTTCACTTAGGCCAAAGCCCACATGTCTGCAACATATGTGGACGCACATGCAACCAATTAAGTGATTTGAAGAAGCATCAGATGATACACACAGGTGAAAGACCCCATTCTTGTCATATTTGTGGAAAAGGTTTCATACAGATAGGTGGCATGAGGCGACACATCCAGAAACACGAAGAAGAAGCAGAGCTGTCTCTTACTTGTAAAGTTTGTgggaaaaccttttcaaaaatagGTTACCTGAAAAAGCATATGTTGTGCCATTCTAGTGATAAACCGTTTTCATGTGAAGTGTGTGGCAAGTCCTTCACCCATGAAACTGGACTCAATCAGCATCTTCTCATACACAATGGTGAAGAACCACATTCTTGTAACTTTTGTGGCAAAAGCTTCAAACGACTTGGCAATTTGGAGAAACATGTGCAGACGCATTCAGGATGTCTTCCATATAACTGTGATACTTGTGGCAAACAGTTCTTACAATTGGGCAGTTATAAACGACATGCTCTAAGACATTCAAATGCTGTCACTGACAGTTTCAGTGAATTTTTGCCAGCCACTACTGATGAGGATGTATCAACCAATGAAAGCATAGAATTGGTTTCTAATATAGATAATGCTTGGCTTGTAAATGGCGaccaaattttcattaaaacggATTctagtatagaaaatatggatgCCAAAAAGGAAGAAACTTATATGATTGTTATTGATGAATCAAGTTTGAATGATATTACAGCAAGCAAATTAATTAAGATTTAg